The DNA window GACGGGCGGGACCGGTTTTCGACATCGCCGCGGAAACCGGCCTCGCGGAGGGCGTCCATCGGTTCGACGACTATTCGGCCCTCTTTCGTCCGTTCGTCGGGCCGACCATCGCCCGGTCGCAAGTGTCGCTCCGTCCGCCCGCGGACGCCCGACTTGACGACCGGTATTCGCTTTCGACCGGCGCGACGGTTCGCCACTACGAGGCGGGAACCGACGCGGAGCGGTCCGGTGAATCGCGTCGTATCTATCACCTCGAACCGCTGGAGTACGACCTCGGACCCGACGCGTTCGAAACGCTCGACCGGGCCGCGACGCACCTCGCAAACGGCGGCGTTACGGAAGGGGAGCGAGCACCGGGCCGTGCCGTCCGGGCAGTCGCGGAGGCGGGAGTAGTCGCGGATGCGGGAGAAGTCACGGATGCAGGGGCGAAGGCGGGGGTGAGTACGGGAGCAGGGGCGAACGAGGATGCGAACGTAGACGCCCTCACCGACGTTCTCCGGAAGTACACGCACGGATACGGCGTCCTCACGGACTTGTTCGCCGACCCGGCCGTCTCCGACGTGTTCGCAACCGCCCCCGTCGGCGACAATCCGCTTCGCGTGCGAGCGGACGGCGAGGAGATGGAGACGAACGTCCACCTCACCGCGGACGGAGCGGCGTCGCTCGCATCCCGCTTTCGGCGAACGAGCGGGAGAGCGTTCTCGCGTGCGAGCCCGACCCTCGACGCCGTTGCCGAAATCGACGGCACGACCGTTCGCGTCGCGGGCGTGACCGACCCGGTTAGCGACGGCATTGGCTTTGCTTTCCGCGTTCAGTCCGAAGAACGGTGGACCCTCCCTGCACTGGTCGCAAACGGAACGCTTCCATCGGACGCGGCCGCCCTCCTCTCGGTCGGGGTCGAACGCGATGGAACCGGACTCGTCGCCGGACCGCGCGGGGCGGGGAAGACGACGCTCCTCGGAGCGTTGCTCTGGGAACTCCCGCCGCGAGTCAGAACCGTCGTCCTCGAAGACACGCCGGAACTACCGGTCGAATCCTTGCAGGGAGACGGCCGCGACGTGCAGTTACTCCGGACGACGGCGAACGACGACGAACCCGGACTCCGCCCGGCCGACGCGCTTCGGACGGCCCTCCGGTTGGGGGACGGCGCGCTCGTCGTCGGAGAAGTCCGCGGCGAGGAGGCGAGCGTACTGTACGAAGCGATGCGCGTCGGCGCGAGCGGCAACGCCGTCCTCGGGACGATACACGGCGATTGCGGCGATGCGGTGTACGAACGAGTCGTCACCGACCTCGGCGTCCCGCCTTCTTCGTTCGCGACGACCGAGTTCGTCGTCACCCTCGAATCCTACGAAACCGACGGCACGCACGGAAAGCGGGTAAAGCGTATCGAGGAGGTCGTTACGAACGGGGACCCGGAAACGGACGGCGCCGACCCGGTGCGGTTCGAACCGCTGTACGAACTCGACGGCGGGGACCTCGTTCCGACCGGTCGGATCGAGCGGGGAAACAGCGTCCTCGTCGCCTCGCTCGCCGAATCGACGGAGACGTACGCGGACGTTCGGGCGGCGCTCGCCGCCCGAACTCGGGGTATCGAGCGTCGCGTCGAACGGGTCGCGCCCTCGTTCGAGGTCTCGACGAACCGAATCGGAGATAATCGATTCGGAACCGACGGAATTGGGAGTGCCCAAATCAGGAGTGGCCAAATCGGGGGCGACTCGGCGTGATCGTGCGACGCTTCGAGTCGCTCTGTGCTCGCCTCGCATCCCTCTACCCGTGGGACGTGTCGGCGGAAGACGACATCGACCGGGCCATCGGCTTTCTGGGAGGAGAAATCGACAGCGTTGCAGTCGGTCGGGGTGCGAACGGTGCGGCGGTTTTCGGGTGTTTCGTCGCCGTCGTCGGTGCGGCCGTGGCTCCGCCAGCGCTCCGCATCGTAGTCGGGGTGCTGCTGGTCGCCATCGCCGTCGGCTTCTCCTCTCTGCTTCGACATCTACCCGAACTCCTCGCCGCCGCGAAGCGGACGCAAGCGCTCGGCGACGCGCCCGACCTCGCGGCCCGCGCCGTGTTGTGGATGCGGATAGAACCGACCGCGGAAGGGGCCGCCGCGTTCGCTGCACGGACGGGTGATGGCCCGCTCGCGTCGAGTCTGGGCGACCACGTTCGACGCTCGGTCGGGTCGCCGATGGCCGGACTGACAACGTTCGCGGCCGAGTGGGAACCGTGGAACCCGCCGCTTCATCGGTCGATGGTACTGATTTCGGCGGCGAGCGAGGCACCACCGGGGGAACGAGCGCGGACGTTGGACCGCGCACTCGCCGCGATTCTCGACGGGACGCGAGAACGGATGGCGGAGTTCGTCGCCGAGATTCGCGGGCCAGCGACGGCGTTGTACGCTTTCGGCGTCCTGCTTCCGCTGGCGCTGGTCGCGGTGCTTCCGGCGGCGCGAACCGCGGGACTGCCGCTGTCGCCCGCCGTGTTGGTCGCCGGTTACGACGTTCTGCTTCCCGCACTCCTGCTGGCGACGAGCGTGTGGTTGCTCACCCGTCGGCCGGTCGCGTTTCCGCCGCCGGACGTCTCGCGGTCACACCCCGACGTTCCCGAAAGACTGTGGCCGGTCATAATTTCCGGCCTCGGTGCTGGCGGTCTCGCGCTGGTCGTCACGACGGTTTTCCTCCCCGGATGGACGCGCTGGATAGCCTGCTTCGGCTGTCTCGTCGGTGTCCTACTGGTCGGGGTGACGCGTCCGACGGTTCTCGTCAGAAACCGGGTTCGAGCGGTCGAAGCGGACCTCACGGACGCGCTCTATCTCGTCGGTCGCCGGGTGAAGGAAGGATTGGCGGTCGAGACGGCCATCGTCGCCGCTGCAGACGAAATCGGTGGGGAGACGGGTGCCGTCTTCGAGCGAGCCACGCGAATACAGCGACAGCTCAGGATGGGCGTTCGGGAGTCGTTTCTCGGCGACTACGGGGCGCTTTCGACGGTACCGAGTCCGCGCGCTCGGAGCGCCGTGGCACTCCTCGCGCTCGCCGCGGACGAGGGGCGACCCGCTGGCGGTGCCGTTCTGGCGATGGCCGACCACTTGGACGACCTGCAGAGCGTCGAACGCGAGGCGCGACGCGAGCTTTCGCAAGTGACCGAGACCCTCCGACATACGGCGGCGATATTCGGGCCCCTCGTCTCGGGTGCGACCGTCGCGCTGGCGGGCGGAATGTCGGGCATGGGTGGTTCGTTCGGGAGCGCGTTTCCGGTGGATGTACTGGGCCTCGCGGTCGGCATCTACGTCCTCTGTCTTTCGGCCATCGTCACGACGCTCGCGGTCGGACTCGAACACGGACTCGACCGGACGCTGGTCGGCTACCGCGTCGGCCATTCCGTGTTGTCCGCGACCGTCGTGTACCTCCTCGCGTTCGTGCTGGCGGGTGCGCTGACCTGAGTGCTCACGGGTGTTCGTTCTCGGGTGTCCCGTCCCCCGATATTCTCGGCGTACATTTAAGTACGAAAACGGGACCATTCCGTCCCATGTTCGACGCACCCCTCGACGCGTGGTACGTCTGGCTCGGCGTGACGGTTGTCAGTTTCGCCGTCCTCGGCGTCGCCATCGAACTGCCGACCGCACCGCCGCCGAACGCCGCAAGTGTCGCCGATACGGTCGATTCCGTCGCCGGATGCACCTACACCGCGACCGCCGAACACCCGCTGTCGGCGCGGAAGATAAAGCTCGGTCCGCGGCGGTTGGGGCTGAACGGGAAGGGCGGAATCGCGCACGCGACGTTCGCGTACGGTCCGGTCGTTCCAGTCGTTCCCGACGGGGGAAGGCGTTCCGACTCCACTTCCCGACTGAACCGCGTGTTGTCCGGGTCGCCGCCGTCCGCGGTGTTCGATTCGCCCGCCGACTTCCGCGCGGCGATACGGGAATCCAGAGACCACCAGTCGGTCTGGCGACGGGCGCATAGCACGCTTCGCGTTCGCTGTGTTTCGTGGGAGGGAGTCGATGCGACGCTGGTCTCCGGGTAGGGCACAGACCGAACCCGTCGCGGCCATCGTCGCCGTCTTCGCGGTCTGTTTCGGACTGCTCGCCTACACCGGCGTCCTCGGCGACGCGATGCCTCGATCCGAGCGAACTCTCGGACCGACGACGCTTTCGTCAGTTCGGGACGCCGCGAGTTCGAACGGCATCTTGATTCCCACGCGTCTCGCGGAGTCCTCCGCGACGCCCGACGGCTATCACTGCAACGTTACGCTCACGGTAGGAAAGCGTGAGTGGCACGACGGGCCGACGCCACCGCCGAACGCCAAAGTTCCGAGCAGCCCAGCGGCAACGACGGTGAGCGTTCGAATCGCGCCGGGTGACGTTCGACCGGGACGGCTCCGCGTGGTGGTGTGGAAATGAGGGCCATCAGCACCGTTCTCGACGTGACCCTGTGCCTGCTGCTGGTCAGCGCCAGTGCTTTCGTCCTCGCCGGAGCGAGGCCACCGCAATCGACAGCGCGGACGCGAACGGCCGAATCGACGGCGAACGTCCTCACGACCAGCACCGCCGGACTGAACTACACGATTCGGACCGACGACGGAGCGATTCATCGGACGACACGCGGTACCCTCGCCGGACTGCTCGGCCAGACCGCACTGGCAAACGCGTCCGTTCGCGGAGCCGAACTGTCACGGGCGAGCGACCCGTTCGAGCACGCGGTCGCTCGCCGTGTGCGAGAACGACTCGACCGCCCGTCCCGCATGCGACTCCTCGTCCAATGGGAACCGTATCGGAACGCTCACCTTCGAGGGCGGTTCGCCGTCGGTAAATCACCGCCGCCCCAAGTGGACGTTCACGCGGCTGAGATCACGCTTCCGAACAAATTTCCGCCGGTTCGAGAGCGAGCACTCGACGCCGCTCGACGCGGCGGTTACCGCGACGTCGCGCGGGTCGTCGCCGCCGGAATCGTTATCGGTCTGGTTCCGAACCGAACGACGACGCTGGCGCTACACGACCGCGAGACGGGAGCGACGGTTGCGGCTCGACTCAGACGGTTGGTTCGGCTGTACGACGTGTATGGGTTGGATACGAACACTCTCACCACTGACCGAGCGAGACGTGCACTCATCGACGCGCTGACCGCCGCCGTCGAAGCCGACCTCCGGTCAACGTTCCGGACGCCGACCGAGGCTGCCCGGTCGGTGTCGCTCGGCGAGACGCGACTCGTCGTCAGGACGTGGGACGCGTGAACCTCGCCGACGACACCCGCGGACGGGTACCGTTCGCGTTGATCGGCGTCCTACTGCTGGTCGGGAGTCTCTCCTTCGCGGGTGCGCTGGTGGCTCGACCGGCACCGCACGTGAACGAGAATGTGGAGCAGAGCATGCGAACCGTAACCGCCGGAACTCGGACGGCGCTCCGCGGGGCGGTCCGACAGGCCGGTCGGGAAGCGGCCGCCGAACCGCTCGTTCGTCCGGCGAACACGACCGCCGGGCGGGTTATGGACGGCGCAGCTCCGTTTCGGGACTACCTCCGCCTTCGAATCTATCTTACAGCGCGGGAACGATTGCGTTCGGTGGGTGCCCACGGCGGCGACGTGCGTGCGACCGCATCGCTCCCGGCGACGCCGAACGCGACGGCACTTCGACGGGCGAAGCGACGAGTCCACGTCGAACCGGTCGGGAACCTGACGGAGGCCGGGCTACGGGTTCGCATCGACGGCGTGTCGATGCGTGCGACCCGCGGCGGGACAACCGTCGCCGCCACGAAGAAAAACGTGACGCTCGTGGTTGAAACGCCGGTTCTGGCGCTGCACGAGCGCGTTCAGCGATTCGAGCGGCGGCTCGACAGCGGGCCGCTCGACCCGGGACTCGGCCGTCGACTGACCGCCCGGCTCTACGCGGTAACGTGGGCACGAGGATACGCACAGTATGGCGGAGCACCGATTGCAAACGTACTGTCGAACCGCCACATCGAGTTGCTGACGAACGGCGCGATTCTCGAAGAGCAGACGAAATCGTTCGGGACGAGTGACCCCGACGGACGACGGGGAGTTCGTCGTGCAACCGCTCGCGTCGGTCTCACCGACCTTCTCGTTCCGACGACCCAACACGGAAAGCTCTGGACGGACCTCGTTCTGAACACGGCGGGTGGGGGCGGTGCGGACGGCACCATCGACGGTTCACTCGATGCGGCGTCGGAACCGCTCGACTCCGCGCATTCCCCCGAAACGGGAATGAACATCGGCGTGAACGAATCGGCGGAGCGTGCACTCTTGGACCTCATCGACGGCGGCGAGTCGAGCGAGTTGGACGCCGCAATCGGGTCGGCGTATCGCGTTTCCGTCCGCCCAGTTGCGAGCGTTCGAACCGTCCGCGACGAACTGAAACCGCATCCCCGTCCGCCGGGTGAGGGATGGACGCTCCGGGATGAGCGAACGAAAACGCACGTTTCGGTCCAAAACGCCAGTGCGTCGTCTCCCGGAACACGGCGGGGCTGGCACCTCCTCTGGACCGGTGCCCGTCGTGTCGTTCGAACGCACACCGTCGTTCGGCGGTGGGAGCGGGAAGACACGACGCAGGATGAGAATCGCGGGTGGACCGCGCGATTGCCGTTCCCCGGCACTTCGCCACGACCACAACCGACGCCGCCGGGACCCACACCTCCGACGCAACCACGGCCACCGACGAATCGAACCGTCCGAACGACCCACCGGTGGACGGACGAGTTCGTCGTCTCGCTCGGCGTCGCTGGCGACCACGTGACGACGGACCGCGCACCGGTTCGACCCCTTCCGAGCGCCCACGAGGCGAATGGGGCCGCCGGGCCGAACCTCGCGGACGTTCGGGGAATGGCGATAGAACGTCTCGTCACCGACCGCGGCGGCGCGGACGGGTTGGCACGTCGTGCGAGCGTCGGAACGATGAACACGCGAGCGGTCGCGGTGCAGGGTCGATATTCGAATTTGCTTCGAGCGCGGGCGTACCGCGACGTGCGGTCGCTTCGGAACCGGGTTCGAAACCGCTCGGTGACCGTTTCCCGCGGGACTCTCGCAACTGGCGGAACGAATCCGGCGGCGAAACTGGCGTCGTCCCTTCGCGCCGACCGAAGCGCGCTGATCGGCGTACCCGCGAGATACGAGGACGCCGCCGAACGGGCGCGATACGCGGCCCGTGCGACGTATCTCGATGCCGTCATCGACCGACTCGATAGCAGGGCGGAGCGTACCCGTCGAACGCGGATGGGACTCGGCAGGGCGGTGCGGGACGCGACGGGCGTCTCGCTCGACCGAATTCGACGGATATTCGCGGCTCGTCGGAGGGTCACCTCTCCGTCCACGCATCGGCTGCGAACGAGCGGCCCCGGAACACCGGTCAATATCAGCGTCGATGGCGCACCGCCGTATCTGACGCTTTCGGCGGTGAAACATCGCCACGTTTCGGCCGTCCCGCGCGGGTCGAAGACCTACCCGCTTTCGGCGCGGAACGTCAACCTGTTCACGGTTCCGTCGTCCGACATTTCGGACGGCATCGTTTCGCTGCTCCCGGATGGACGAAAGCCGAAACGAGTTCGGCTACGGACCGCTGGCGTCGCGCTTCGGGCAGCGAACGAGACGCTTGCGACTGAAACGAACGCGTCGCTTCGACGACGACGCGACGACCTTCAGCGGGCGCTGTCTTCATCGATAGGCGATATCGAACGAAACGTCCGGGGCGAACTCGCCGCGAGCGACGCCATCGAACTCGATAGGTCGGAGCGTCGAACGGCCGTTCACCGCGGAGTGACCCGCTGGCGGACGACGGCGAATCGGGCCAGTGCTATCGCGAACGGTTCGGCTGCTGGGAGTATCGCACGAGCGGTCGAAAGGGAACGTCGGGACGATTGGAGCCGAATGCGACGCGATGCGGCGACGATTCGGATTCGGTTCGCGCTCGAATCGGCACGACGGGACGTCGATGGGGTACGCCAGTCGAGCGTCGCACCGACCGTCTCCACGACCCGCCGCGTTCTCGTGACGGAGCTGAAAGCGGCGGTACAACAGGGCATCGAAAATCGGGTGCAGCAGCGATTGAACGAATCCATCAACGAAACCGTCGGGGACTTACCGGCGGGACTGCCGGTCGTTCCCGTCCCCGGCTACTGGTACGCGACGGTCAACGTCTGGCAGGTGGACGTGTCGGGGACGTACGCTCGGTTCACGGTTCGGGCGCGTGAGGGCTCGCCAACCACACCGGGTGCGTCGGTCGCGTATTCCCGGCAAGCCGGACCCGTCCGATTGGACACGGACGACGATGGGACGAAGGAACTGCTCGGGCGGACGACGCCGGTTTCGTTCGATACGGGAACGACGGTCGTCGTCGCGGTACCGCCGGGGAAGACGGGCGTCGGTGACGTGGACGGGAACGCCGACGAGCGCTCTCCCGGCTGGTCGAACCGGAGTGACAACCCATTTGATGCCGCAGACCTTCGTGACGACCATGCTCTACGACGAGATAGACGACCCCGGCGAGATGACGCCGACGGAACTCCACGGACGGTACGCGGCGGAGCTCTCGGAGACGATATCGTCGGTCGGTATCGACGAGGTGGTGGAACTGACGGGACTCGACCGTGAGACCGTCGAGTCAATCGCCGACGGCGAGACCGCCGACGACCTGTCGCTCGAAGACGCCGCCGCGATTCTCGCCACCGAGGAGGGCACGCCGGAGAAGGATGCCATCCTCCTCGAAGTGCGCGACCACCTCCTGATGGGGATGACGACCGGCCTCTTGGACGTGGACACGCTCGCACGGGACATCGACGGCGACTTCGAGGCGCGCGCCGTCCAGCAGAAAATCGAGGGGCGAGCGCCGATGTCTGTGGAGGAGTACGCGCTCGTTCACCACGCCATCGCGCAGCGAAACGACCGATAGACGCAGCGAGGGTGGCGGCGGTTGCGGAGAGACGAGAAGACGGCGGAGTTATCCGCGGTCCGTTCGAAGGAACGATATGAACGTCGCAGTGCTCGGATGCGGCTACGTCGGGTGCGAACTCGCGCGGGAGTTGCTCGCGGACGGTCACGAGGTCGTCGGCGTGCGACGCTCGTCCGAGGGGCTTCGGGCGGTCGAAAAAACGGGTGCCGACGCGGTGCGGGCGGACGTAACGGACGGCGATTCGCTGTCCTCGATTCCCGACGCGAACGTGCTCGTCTACGCGGTGAGCGCCGACGGCCGGGATTCGGCGGCGGCGCGCACGGCCTACGTCGAGGGACTTCGGACCGCGCTCGATCACTTCGCGGCCCGCGAGTCGTCACCGGAGCGCGTCGTCTACACGTCGAGTACCGGCGTGTACGGCGACCGTGACGGTGCTCGCGTGGACGAATCGACGCCGCTGGAGCCCCGAACCGAACGAGAGGAGATCCTGGCTGACGCCGAGGAAATCGTGCGGGCGGAGCGAGGGTGGGACTGGACGATAACCCGGTTCTCGGGGTTGTACGGTCCCGACCGGTATCGACTGGAGCGCTATCTGGAGGGTCCTGTCTCGGACCGATATCTGAACCTGCTCCACCGCGACGACGCGGCGGGGACGATTCGATACCTCCTCGACACCGGACGGGGGCGAAACGAGGTCGTTCTGGTTTCGGACGACGAACCGGTTCGGAAGCCGACGCTCGCAGATTGGCTCGCGGACGAGTGCGGCGTTTCCCACCCGCCGAGGGAACCGGCGACGAGCGAGCGAGCGCGAGCGAGCAAGCGCTGCTCGAACGAAAAGCTCCGCGAGTTAGGGTACGAACTCCGGTACCCGACGTACAGGGAGGGGTATCGGGGGGCCATCGAATCGTTCCGGGATTCACAAAACGTCTGACACCTGTAACTGTTGGGAAAAGTTCTTGGTTTCCCGTATCGATTTCCGGGATATGCAGTTTCGCGGCGACCAGTCCGCACAACGGCTGTTCCGCACGGCACAGCTCTATGGCTCCGACGATCCGCTGCTCGTCGTCGGGGGTATCGTCGGCGTGGCCGTGTTGGCGGTGTCCCTTTGGTTGGTCGTCCGCTGGATTCGGCGACCGAAAGGCGCTCGGCTCAAACGCGCGTTGGCGAAA is part of the Haladaptatus paucihalophilus DX253 genome and encodes:
- a CDS encoding SDR family oxidoreductase encodes the protein MNVAVLGCGYVGCELARELLADGHEVVGVRRSSEGLRAVEKTGADAVRADVTDGDSLSSIPDANVLVYAVSADGRDSAAARTAYVEGLRTALDHFAARESSPERVVYTSSTGVYGDRDGARVDESTPLEPRTEREEILADAEEIVRAERGWDWTITRFSGLYGPDRYRLERYLEGPVSDRYLNLLHRDDAAGTIRYLLDTGRGRNEVVLVSDDEPVRKPTLADWLADECGVSHPPREPATSERARASKRCSNEKLRELGYELRYPTYREGYRGAIESFRDSQNV
- a CDS encoding ATPase, T2SS/T4P/T4SS family — encoded protein: MWNPLSSASSDDRDCRCDPSFDGATLTVDADDCPGNGELAERPACRATVIDALTDRDADRIVSRATGVERTYEGDGAAFLVAAGRFVERVTAHDDTLAERARSDPIRAGVDAVGRAGPVFDIAAETGLAEGVHRFDDYSALFRPFVGPTIARSQVSLRPPADARLDDRYSLSTGATVRHYEAGTDAERSGESRRIYHLEPLEYDLGPDAFETLDRAATHLANGGVTEGERAPGRAVRAVAEAGVVADAGEVTDAGAKAGVSTGAGANEDANVDALTDVLRKYTHGYGVLTDLFADPAVSDVFATAPVGDNPLRVRADGEEMETNVHLTADGAASLASRFRRTSGRAFSRASPTLDAVAEIDGTTVRVAGVTDPVSDGIGFAFRVQSEERWTLPALVANGTLPSDAAALLSVGVERDGTGLVAGPRGAGKTTLLGALLWELPPRVRTVVLEDTPELPVESLQGDGRDVQLLRTTANDDEPGLRPADALRTALRLGDGALVVGEVRGEEASVLYEAMRVGASGNAVLGTIHGDCGDAVYERVVTDLGVPPSSFATTEFVVTLESYETDGTHGKRVKRIEEVVTNGDPETDGADPVRFEPLYELDGGDLVPTGRIERGNSVLVASLAESTETYADVRAALAARTRGIERRVERVAPSFEVSTNRIGDNRFGTDGIGSAQIRSGQIGGDSA
- a CDS encoding DUF7285 family protein; amino-acid sequence: MRRWSPGRAQTEPVAAIVAVFAVCFGLLAYTGVLGDAMPRSERTLGPTTLSSVRDAASSNGILIPTRLAESSATPDGYHCNVTLTVGKREWHDGPTPPPNAKVPSSPAATTVSVRIAPGDVRPGRLRVVVWK
- a CDS encoding DUF5791 family protein, which codes for MTPTELHGRYAAELSETISSVGIDEVVELTGLDRETVESIADGETADDLSLEDAAAILATEEGTPEKDAILLEVRDHLLMGMTTGLLDVDTLARDIDGDFEARAVQQKIEGRAPMSVEEYALVHHAIAQRNDR
- a CDS encoding DUF7286 family protein, whose protein sequence is MNLADDTRGRVPFALIGVLLLVGSLSFAGALVARPAPHVNENVEQSMRTVTAGTRTALRGAVRQAGREAAAEPLVRPANTTAGRVMDGAAPFRDYLRLRIYLTARERLRSVGAHGGDVRATASLPATPNATALRRAKRRVHVEPVGNLTEAGLRVRIDGVSMRATRGGTTVAATKKNVTLVVETPVLALHERVQRFERRLDSGPLDPGLGRRLTARLYAVTWARGYAQYGGAPIANVLSNRHIELLTNGAILEEQTKSFGTSDPDGRRGVRRATARVGLTDLLVPTTQHGKLWTDLVLNTAGGGGADGTIDGSLDAASEPLDSAHSPETGMNIGVNESAERALLDLIDGGESSELDAAIGSAYRVSVRPVASVRTVRDELKPHPRPPGEGWTLRDERTKTHVSVQNASASSPGTRRGWHLLWTGARRVVRTHTVVRRWEREDTTQDENRGWTARLPFPGTSPRPQPTPPGPTPPTQPRPPTNRTVRTTHRWTDEFVVSLGVAGDHVTTDRAPVRPLPSAHEANGAAGPNLADVRGMAIERLVTDRGGADGLARRASVGTMNTRAVAVQGRYSNLLRARAYRDVRSLRNRVRNRSVTVSRGTLATGGTNPAAKLASSLRADRSALIGVPARYEDAAERARYAARATYLDAVIDRLDSRAERTRRTRMGLGRAVRDATGVSLDRIRRIFAARRRVTSPSTHRLRTSGPGTPVNISVDGAPPYLTLSAVKHRHVSAVPRGSKTYPLSARNVNLFTVPSSDISDGIVSLLPDGRKPKRVRLRTAGVALRAANETLATETNASLRRRRDDLQRALSSSIGDIERNVRGELAASDAIELDRSERRTAVHRGVTRWRTTANRASAIANGSAAGSIARAVERERRDDWSRMRRDAATIRIRFALESARRDVDGVRQSSVAPTVSTTRRVLVTELKAAVQQGIENRVQQRLNESINETVGDLPAGLPVVPVPGYWYATVNVWQVDVSGTYARFTVRAREGSPTTPGASVAYSRQAGPVRLDTDDDGTKELLGRTTPVSFDTGTTVVVAVPPGKTGVGDVDGNADERSPGWSNRSDNPFDAADLRDDHALRRDRRPRRDDADGTPRTVRGGALGDDIVGRYRRGGGTDGTRP
- a CDS encoding DUF7283 family protein, translated to MFDAPLDAWYVWLGVTVVSFAVLGVAIELPTAPPPNAASVADTVDSVAGCTYTATAEHPLSARKIKLGPRRLGLNGKGGIAHATFAYGPVVPVVPDGGRRSDSTSRLNRVLSGSPPSAVFDSPADFRAAIRESRDHQSVWRRAHSTLRVRCVSWEGVDATLVSG
- a CDS encoding DUF7284 family protein; this encodes MRAISTVLDVTLCLLLVSASAFVLAGARPPQSTARTRTAESTANVLTTSTAGLNYTIRTDDGAIHRTTRGTLAGLLGQTALANASVRGAELSRASDPFEHAVARRVRERLDRPSRMRLLVQWEPYRNAHLRGRFAVGKSPPPQVDVHAAEITLPNKFPPVRERALDAARRGGYRDVARVVAAGIVIGLVPNRTTTLALHDRETGATVAARLRRLVRLYDVYGLDTNTLTTDRARRALIDALTAAVEADLRSTFRTPTEAARSVSLGETRLVVRTWDA